In Aquiflexum balticum DSM 16537, a single genomic region encodes these proteins:
- a CDS encoding plasmid mobilization protein — protein sequence MKDNKSNRNKWLHIRLTAAEYDRIHRAFSGSVHQRISDYARAMLLRKPIIGVYQNPALKDIIGELSALKKDIHGIANNFNQTVRKLNALGPTEAKKLVPGLESEQKKVLEFLTVLEHYLHQTAEKWLRS from the coding sequence ATGAAGGATAACAAAAGCAACAGAAATAAATGGCTGCACATCCGCCTGACAGCGGCAGAATATGACAGGATTCACAGGGCATTTTCAGGCTCCGTCCACCAAAGAATCAGTGACTATGCCCGGGCCATGCTGCTCCGCAAACCTATTATCGGCGTATATCAAAACCCTGCCCTCAAGGATATCATCGGGGAACTTTCAGCCCTCAAAAAAGACATCCATGGCATTGCCAACAACTTCAACCAAACGGTCAGGAAACTAAATGCATTGGGTCCCACGGAAGCAAAAAAGTTGGTTCCCGGATTGGAATCGGAGCAAAAAAAAGTGCTGGAATTCCTGACAGTATTAGAACATTACCTGCACCAAACTGCTGAAAAATGGTTGCGGTCATAA
- a CDS encoding DUF2798 domain-containing protein, whose translation MLFIFSVSIMMTAVMSFAILLLRIGLKEDFFVIWISDFIVGCIFSLPAGFILVPLIKKWIDKRTAR comes from the coding sequence ATGCTTTTCATCTTCTCGGTGTCCATTATGATGACAGCGGTGATGTCATTTGCAATTCTACTTTTGAGGATAGGCTTGAAAGAAGACTTTTTCGTTATTTGGATCAGTGATTTTATTGTCGGGTGTATTTTCTCTTTACCGGCTGGGTTCATTCTTGTTCCTTTGATCAAAAAATGGATAGATAAAAGGACAGCGAGATAA
- a CDS encoding class I SAM-dependent methyltransferase encodes MPSEKTTSISNSWDINAEEWIKVLKEQKIPSREITNPAIINHVLGFKLKNILDLGCGEGWLCRALSTKGIETFGVDGSERLILEASEKGKSSNYQCLSFEDIIIGTKINGAPFEGIIFNFCLYEKSMTERLLIKIDELLVNDGYIFIQTLHPFTFHKNGQTYKSEWVNDSWKGLPGNFKMPHRWYFRTLEDWMYLFQKTGYTMINLREPKSAEAELPSSIIFTLKKSR; translated from the coding sequence ATGCCATCGGAAAAAACTACATCAATCAGTAATTCATGGGACATTAATGCTGAGGAATGGATCAAAGTGTTAAAGGAACAAAAGATACCTTCCAGAGAAATTACTAATCCTGCTATTATAAACCATGTTCTTGGTTTCAAGTTGAAAAATATCCTGGACTTAGGATGTGGAGAAGGTTGGTTATGCCGGGCTTTGTCTACAAAGGGAATTGAGACCTTTGGGGTAGATGGTTCGGAGAGGTTGATTTTAGAAGCATCGGAAAAAGGAAAATCATCAAACTATCAATGTTTAAGCTTTGAAGATATTATAATCGGGACCAAAATCAATGGAGCTCCTTTTGAAGGAATTATATTCAATTTTTGTCTCTATGAGAAATCGATGACTGAAAGGTTATTGATAAAAATTGATGAATTATTGGTAAATGATGGGTATATATTCATACAAACCCTGCATCCATTCACTTTTCACAAAAACGGACAGACATATAAAAGTGAGTGGGTCAATGATTCATGGAAAGGACTGCCTGGAAACTTTAAAATGCCCCATAGATGGTATTTTCGTACTTTGGAGGATTGGATGTATTTATTTCAAAAGACGGGATATACAATGATTAATTTAAGAGAGCCAAAAAGTGCTGAAGCTGAATTACCTTCCAGTATAATTTTTACACTAAAAAAATCCAGATGA
- a CDS encoding relaxase/mobilization nuclease domain-containing protein — MVAVIKSGNSLRRPFHYNENKVAEGVANRILAENFPISPEQLSPENSLRFLSKQASQNDRSKVNAVHISLNFSPDEKLEPETLKEISRGYMDGIGFGNQPYMVYQHHDAGHPHLHIVTTNIQLDGKRIPLHNIGKTKSEPVRKSIEKQFGLVRAEDQKRQLYIPDPIHVRQAEYGKSETKKAIGNVLQHVLNNYKFTSLPELNAVLKCYNITADRGSEESRVFKHKGLYYRVLDSDGTKVGVPIKASLFAFKATLPFIESKFVGNELARQKHAQDLKSVIDMSLIRTDIKGLSELKEALDKKGISLVIRQNQEGRIFGITYVDHRNRTVFNGSALGKKYAAKGLKEALGVGHSPTLMATVDKQKNDLTSNPSKSQNEKNADELPLNMTRSDGSESGLLETLMGPESSYSYVPFDWKKRKKKKKKGIKKP, encoded by the coding sequence ATGGTTGCGGTCATAAAGTCCGGAAATTCCCTGAGAAGACCCTTTCACTATAATGAAAACAAGGTGGCGGAGGGTGTGGCCAACAGGATTTTGGCTGAGAATTTCCCGATTTCACCAGAGCAGTTAAGCCCTGAAAATAGCCTCAGGTTTCTTTCGAAACAAGCTTCCCAAAACGACCGATCCAAGGTGAATGCGGTACATATTTCCCTGAATTTTTCACCTGATGAAAAGCTGGAACCGGAAACCTTGAAGGAGATTTCAAGGGGCTATATGGATGGGATAGGTTTTGGAAACCAACCCTACATGGTCTATCAGCACCATGATGCAGGTCATCCCCACCTGCATATCGTCACCACCAATATTCAGCTTGACGGCAAAAGAATTCCCCTCCACAATATCGGAAAAACCAAATCCGAACCGGTCCGAAAATCCATCGAAAAACAGTTTGGGTTGGTCAGGGCCGAAGATCAAAAACGGCAATTATATATCCCGGATCCCATACATGTCAGGCAGGCGGAATATGGGAAATCAGAAACCAAAAAAGCAATTGGCAATGTGCTGCAGCATGTATTGAACAACTACAAATTCACCTCCCTTCCTGAGTTAAATGCAGTACTGAAATGTTACAACATCACTGCTGACAGGGGCAGTGAAGAGTCCAGGGTTTTCAAACACAAGGGATTGTATTACCGGGTTTTGGACAGTGATGGGACCAAGGTTGGCGTTCCCATCAAAGCCAGTCTTTTTGCCTTTAAGGCCACCCTGCCATTTATTGAATCCAAGTTTGTAGGCAATGAGTTGGCCCGGCAAAAACATGCTCAGGATCTTAAATCCGTCATTGATATGAGCCTTATCAGGACGGACATAAAAGGACTTTCGGAGCTGAAAGAAGCCCTTGACAAAAAGGGAATTAGTTTGGTAATCAGACAAAACCAAGAGGGCAGAATCTTTGGAATCACCTATGTCGACCATAGGAACCGGACGGTATTTAATGGCAGTGCCTTGGGTAAAAAATACGCTGCCAAAGGTTTGAAAGAAGCACTTGGAGTCGGTCACTCCCCTACCCTCATGGCAACTGTGGACAAGCAAAAAAATGATCTGACTTCCAACCCAAGCAAGTCACAAAATGAAAAAAATGCTGATGAATTACCACTAAATATGACCAGATCAGATGGTAGTGAATCAGGGTTATTGGAAACATTGATGGGGCCTGAAAGCAGTTACAGCTATGTTCCATTTGATTGGAAAAAGCGGAAGAAAAAGAAGAAGAAAGGGATCAAAAAACCTTAA
- a CDS encoding helix-turn-helix domain-containing protein, with protein sequence MNTIKLPIPPHRKTVYDLVLVTHGEALRTSGLNNYTLKKQQIFFMPANQITSTPFISKDIKGYYFHFSLGFVESLQLFLDKLTLFKTDRPPLLSLDKNAADSINQKLAGLESVYLGKVKNKTELIALKLMELLFEIETYLPDQAEEIKLSTSEKITGRFKQLVNEKIRSFKKVSDYADFLNITPNHLNKCVKSVTGKSSHYWIQEMLLLESKTLLNRHDLSIADISFELNFEDVSYFSRFFKANTGISPSAYRKKVTESLSA encoded by the coding sequence ATGAATACTATAAAATTGCCGATTCCTCCACACAGGAAAACAGTGTATGATTTAGTCCTTGTTACCCATGGAGAAGCTTTGAGAACATCTGGCCTGAATAATTATACGCTGAAAAAGCAACAGATTTTTTTTATGCCTGCCAATCAGATAACCTCTACTCCTTTTATAAGTAAGGATATAAAGGGATACTATTTCCATTTCAGTTTGGGGTTTGTGGAAAGTCTACAGTTATTTTTGGATAAATTAACGCTTTTCAAAACAGACCGACCCCCACTTTTATCACTTGATAAAAATGCTGCTGATTCCATCAATCAAAAGCTGGCAGGCCTGGAGTCGGTTTATTTAGGAAAGGTCAAAAATAAAACAGAACTGATTGCCCTTAAATTGATGGAATTACTATTCGAAATTGAGACCTATTTGCCTGATCAGGCAGAAGAAATAAAGCTGTCCACATCGGAAAAAATCACTGGTAGGTTCAAACAATTGGTTAATGAAAAAATCAGATCTTTTAAAAAAGTAAGCGATTATGCTGATTTTTTGAATATTACCCCCAATCATTTAAATAAATGTGTTAAATCAGTAACAGGCAAATCTTCTCATTACTGGATACAGGAAATGTTATTGCTTGAAAGCAAAACCCTGCTCAATCGACATGATCTGTCAATTGCTGATATTTCTTTCGAACTGAATTTTGAAGATGTAAGCTATTTTAGCCGGTTTTTTAAGGCCAATACAGGCATTTCCCCCTCAGCGTATAGAAAAAAAGTAACTGAATCCCTTTCTGCTTAA
- the mobC gene encoding conjugal transfer protein MobC, protein MHTGENEQALRKILDMTRMMGIAVLALHFYYYCYGTFALWGLVSPFSDNLLGNVVGTGLYRNFNFSKLIALGMLLISLLGAKGRKDEKSTYKHAIFLIIPGLLIYFLSHFFFDLSLDEESLGILYIGTTGLGFLMILSGGTVLSKIIRQRLEGDIFNRDNETFPQEERKLCNEFSVNLPSKYYLKGKQKNSWINIINPFRALLVLGTPGAGKSYFVIRHAITQHIEKGFSMFVYDFKFDDLSRIVYNCWLKNKGSYQVSPKFFVINFDALSRTHRCNPLVPESMTDITDAAESARTILMGLNREWIKKQGDFFVESPINFLTAVIWFLRKYKDGEYCTLPHVIELMQAEYDHLFTLLRLEKEIDVLINPFVNAYLNDVMEQLEGQIASAKISMARLSSPQLYYVLSGNDFTLDINNPDEPKIVCMGNNPQKIQTYGAVLSLYVNRLVKLVNQKGKLKSSLIFDEFPTIYLNGIDSLIATARSNKVSTILGIQDLSQLRKDYGREQADVIMGIVGNIISGQVTGDSARQLSDRIGKIMQDRQSLSINSGDTSISKSKQLDAAVPPSKIASLSSGEFVGLVADNPDCKITLKAFHCEIINDHQAIKSEESGYKDIPEIRKIDNSLVQKNYSQIKQDIQDIIHSELQRLSDDPGLKHLILVKGKV, encoded by the coding sequence ATGCATACAGGAGAGAACGAACAGGCTTTGAGGAAGATTTTGGATATGACCAGAATGATGGGGATAGCAGTATTGGCACTCCATTTCTATTATTATTGTTATGGGACATTTGCCCTTTGGGGATTGGTATCCCCGTTCTCGGACAACCTTTTGGGTAATGTTGTCGGGACAGGTTTGTATAGGAATTTCAATTTTTCAAAGTTGATTGCCCTGGGGATGTTGTTGATTTCTTTGTTGGGTGCCAAAGGAAGAAAAGATGAAAAATCAACCTACAAACATGCCATTTTCTTGATCATACCGGGATTGCTGATCTACTTTTTGAGTCATTTTTTTTTCGATTTATCACTGGATGAAGAAAGTCTTGGCATCCTTTATATAGGTACCACAGGTTTAGGATTTCTAATGATATTGTCAGGTGGGACGGTTCTCTCCAAGATCATCAGACAAAGGCTGGAAGGGGATATTTTCAACCGTGACAATGAAACTTTTCCCCAGGAAGAAAGGAAGCTGTGCAATGAATTTTCCGTTAACCTCCCCTCCAAATACTACCTGAAGGGAAAGCAAAAAAACAGTTGGATCAATATCATCAACCCATTCCGGGCATTGTTGGTATTAGGAACACCAGGGGCTGGAAAGAGTTATTTTGTGATCCGCCATGCCATCACCCAGCATATAGAAAAGGGCTTTTCCATGTTTGTGTACGACTTCAAATTTGATGACCTGTCCAGGATCGTTTACAACTGTTGGCTGAAAAACAAGGGCAGCTATCAGGTCTCCCCAAAGTTCTTTGTGATCAATTTTGATGCGCTGTCAAGGACCCACCGCTGCAATCCATTGGTCCCTGAATCCATGACCGACATCACAGATGCAGCGGAATCCGCCAGGACAATTCTGATGGGACTCAATCGGGAATGGATCAAAAAACAGGGGGATTTCTTTGTCGAATCACCCATCAATTTTTTGACAGCCGTGATCTGGTTTCTGAGAAAATACAAGGATGGGGAGTACTGCACCTTGCCCCATGTCATTGAACTGATGCAGGCAGAATACGATCATCTTTTCACTTTGCTTAGACTGGAAAAGGAAATCGATGTGCTGATCAACCCCTTTGTCAATGCCTATCTCAATGATGTGATGGAACAGTTGGAAGGACAGATTGCCTCAGCCAAAATCTCCATGGCCAGGCTCTCTTCCCCGCAGTTATACTATGTGCTTTCGGGCAATGATTTTACCCTTGACATCAACAATCCCGATGAACCAAAGATCGTCTGTATGGGCAACAATCCACAGAAAATCCAGACCTATGGCGCAGTTCTCTCCCTCTATGTCAACCGCCTGGTGAAACTGGTCAACCAAAAAGGAAAGCTAAAATCCAGTTTGATTTTTGATGAGTTTCCGACCATTTACCTCAATGGAATTGACAGCCTGATCGCCACAGCAAGAAGCAACAAAGTATCTACCATATTGGGGATTCAGGACCTGAGCCAATTGCGAAAAGACTATGGCAGGGAACAGGCAGATGTCATCATGGGGATTGTGGGCAATATCATTTCGGGACAGGTGACAGGGGATTCTGCACGGCAACTATCGGACAGGATCGGTAAAATCATGCAGGACAGGCAGAGCCTTTCCATCAACAGTGGGGATACTTCCATCAGCAAATCTAAGCAACTTGATGCTGCTGTTCCACCCTCAAAAATAGCCTCACTTTCCTCAGGGGAGTTTGTTGGTTTGGTGGCTGACAATCCTGATTGTAAGATAACCCTAAAAGCATTTCACTGCGAAATCATCAATGACCATCAGGCAATCAAATCGGAGGAATCGGGGTATAAGGACATCCCTGAAATCAGGAAAATAGACAATTCACTTGTACAGAAAAATTATTCCCAGATCAAGCAGGACATACAGGACATTATTCATTCGGAGCTTCAGAGGCTTTCTGATGATCCTGGGTTGAAGCATTTGATTTTGGTGAAGGGGAAGGTGTAG
- a CDS encoding pyridoxamine 5'-phosphate oxidase family protein encodes MINSDVKKYIDKSVLCWLATVNELNEPNVSPKEVFTYDGEHSLLIANIASPLSIKNIRENPNVCVSFIDVFIQKGFKLKGTARVIEKKDPGFGNKAKLLTDLFTDNFPIKSIIEITVIRVDKIMAPSYFLYPDKTEQSQIESAMKTYKVKPID; translated from the coding sequence ATGATCAATAGTGATGTAAAAAAATATATAGACAAAAGCGTCTTGTGCTGGCTGGCTACGGTTAATGAGTTGAATGAGCCAAATGTTTCGCCAAAGGAAGTATTTACCTATGATGGTGAGCATTCCTTACTTATTGCAAACATTGCATCTCCGCTCAGTATCAAAAATATCAGGGAAAACCCAAATGTCTGTGTAAGCTTTATTGATGTATTTATTCAGAAAGGATTCAAATTAAAAGGAACAGCTAGGGTCATTGAAAAAAAGGATCCCGGATTTGGAAATAAAGCAAAACTCTTGACTGATTTGTTTACGGATAATTTTCCAATCAAATCCATCATAGAGATAACTGTAATAAGGGTAGATAAGATAATGGCTCCCAGCTATTTTTTATATCCGGATAAGACTGAACAATCCCAAATTGAAAGTGCCATGAAAACTTATAAAGTGAAACCTATTGATTGA
- a CDS encoding tetratricopeptide repeat protein, with the protein MQIFYQRSEFLKKLFPDIDLHNDDQLKLAIKEFYKHGKLIPEVKISGDSIEINISDEFFKEDPAAFQKANLLCQKRKFSDARPFLEDLIKRHPTISEYYRTLAQTYEEEGSHEEAIDILIDALKWNPSNHWALILMGNIYIKYYKDVNTAMTYFDQVVESDPNNYVVLNNIGGTFLQLGKLTLAERFLSKAFKANPKFPNVTLGLGLVNFQKGEFRTAFDFAIDTFKNEEHVEGPVFQKALQLALDSAKSLVKQQVGKESLVDYIQEIENLTGKEVRIEEDSTISTAAKVEFAENYGRDFHLVKTNPKYPNTDHLIAHELTHLKLAEEARKGGVNMLFIGKDSKLEEFKKSIQGTLKKLEKRGIPESSIFKYSKDLFKGILSQVFNTPIDLFIEDYLYNHFPELRYVQFISLYQLNVEAHKAVNDPKIIDLSPPDILTKSRIFNVVYARHFETLFGIKMEKTYSIRPFEKEQIDAFWDEFSEYRNDREAGEEYELVLHWGEDLELDAYFELVDEIEYRSQNRPSSKSPEDVLTQIEQDPMQMDSYDEDEAEELRKFQEQHAGKDINMAVAMYMIGALEYFKGMSTDKVKEIAYEIAMLGRTGINPKKKGYKLNKIPGTSFSGYRLLAYYYVSWAVAIPEMLKELQMPFDKEYELALTLFNH; encoded by the coding sequence ATGCAGATCTTTTATCAACGTTCCGAATTCCTGAAAAAACTGTTTCCAGACATAGATTTACATAACGACGATCAGCTGAAACTTGCCATCAAGGAATTTTACAAGCACGGGAAGTTAATCCCTGAAGTGAAAATTTCGGGTGATAGTATTGAAATCAATATCTCTGATGAATTTTTTAAGGAAGATCCGGCAGCATTTCAAAAAGCCAATCTACTTTGCCAGAAGAGGAAGTTTTCCGATGCACGGCCCTTTCTAGAGGATCTGATAAAAAGACATCCAACCATAAGTGAATACTACAGGACTCTGGCACAGACTTACGAAGAGGAGGGAAGTCATGAAGAAGCCATTGATATCTTAATTGACGCCCTAAAATGGAACCCTTCCAACCATTGGGCATTGATTCTAATGGGAAATATTTACATCAAGTATTACAAGGATGTGAATACTGCCATGACTTACTTTGACCAGGTGGTGGAAAGTGACCCTAATAATTACGTGGTATTGAACAACATTGGAGGGACATTTCTTCAATTAGGAAAATTAACCCTAGCAGAAAGATTCTTATCCAAGGCGTTTAAAGCAAATCCAAAATTCCCAAATGTTACATTAGGTTTAGGTTTGGTTAATTTTCAAAAGGGAGAATTCAGAACCGCTTTTGATTTTGCCATCGATACGTTTAAAAATGAAGAACATGTTGAAGGACCAGTCTTCCAAAAGGCCCTACAACTTGCCTTGGATTCAGCCAAATCACTTGTCAAACAACAGGTGGGAAAAGAATCTCTGGTAGATTATATCCAGGAGATTGAAAACCTCACAGGCAAAGAAGTTAGAATCGAAGAAGATTCAACCATTTCTACAGCCGCAAAAGTAGAGTTTGCAGAAAACTACGGAAGGGATTTCCACTTGGTCAAAACCAATCCAAAATACCCCAATACAGACCACTTGATTGCCCATGAACTTACACACCTAAAACTGGCCGAAGAAGCCCGTAAAGGTGGTGTAAACATGTTATTCATTGGGAAGGACAGTAAGTTGGAAGAATTCAAAAAATCTATTCAGGGAACACTAAAAAAATTGGAAAAAAGAGGAATCCCTGAATCCAGTATTTTCAAATATTCCAAAGATCTTTTTAAAGGAATTCTTAGTCAGGTTTTCAATACCCCTATTGACCTTTTTATCGAAGATTATCTTTATAACCATTTTCCTGAGCTTCGGTACGTTCAGTTTATTTCCTTATACCAACTGAATGTCGAAGCCCATAAAGCCGTCAATGACCCGAAAATCATAGACCTATCTCCCCCTGATATCCTTACGAAAAGTAGAATTTTCAATGTAGTATATGCGAGACATTTTGAAACCCTTTTTGGTATCAAGATGGAAAAGACATACTCTATAAGACCATTCGAAAAGGAGCAAATTGATGCATTTTGGGATGAGTTTAGTGAGTACAGGAATGACCGGGAAGCAGGGGAGGAGTATGAGTTGGTGCTGCATTGGGGAGAGGATTTGGAACTGGATGCTTATTTCGAACTGGTCGATGAAATCGAATACAGGTCTCAGAACAGACCATCATCAAAATCTCCTGAAGATGTTCTGACACAGATCGAGCAGGATCCCATGCAGATGGATTCGTATGATGAGGATGAAGCAGAGGAACTGAGAAAATTCCAGGAACAGCATGCCGGCAAAGACATCAATATGGCCGTGGCCATGTATATGATAGGAGCATTGGAATATTTTAAAGGAATGTCTACTGACAAGGTCAAAGAGATTGCCTATGAAATAGCCATGCTGGGTAGAACCGGAATAAATCCAAAGAAAAAAGGATACAAGCTGAATAAGATTCCAGGTACTTCTTTCTCCGGCTATAGACTGCTGGCATATTATTATGTCAGTTGGGCAGTTGCCATTCCTGAAATGCTAAAGGAGCTTCAGATGCCTTTTGATAAGGAGTATGAGTTGGCTTTAACACTTTTCAATCATTGA
- a CDS encoding n-acetylglutamate synthase: MNYHNKKFRAIENTENGESSSSTIFHYQQEGRIIDGYYSGGEIEKGFLLGKVENNGNIDMVYQHINKQGEIRTGKCKSTPYFSENGTLRLKEVWQWTNGDQSNGISEIEEIILQ; the protein is encoded by the coding sequence ATGAATTATCACAATAAAAAATTTAGAGCTATAGAGAACACCGAAAATGGAGAATCATCCTCCTCCACCATCTTTCATTACCAGCAGGAAGGCAGGATTATAGATGGATATTATAGTGGGGGTGAAATTGAAAAAGGATTTTTATTAGGTAAGGTGGAGAATAATGGAAACATCGACATGGTTTATCAGCATATCAACAAGCAGGGAGAGATCCGGACAGGCAAATGTAAATCGACCCCTTATTTTTCAGAAAATGGAACACTTAGACTGAAGGAGGTCTGGCAATGGACCAACGGGGATCAATCCAATGGAATCTCAGAAATAGAAGAAATCATACTACAGTAA
- a CDS encoding class I SAM-dependent methyltransferase: MKKSTVKEIRTRFDKDVERFSNLQKGQTATVDAVASLEILSDAAKYLCHGARDILDIGCGAGNYTLKILEKIPNLNCTLIDLSQPMLDKAYERVTNSTNGEVTISHTDIRDFPDNAESFDIITAGAVLHHLRDESEWKAVFKKLFTLLKPGGVLLISDLVVQTLKPLNKLMWERYADYLKNLNGEAYQKEVFAYIVEEDSPRSYEFQQKKLKEAGFAYVEILHKNMCFATFCAVKEK; this comes from the coding sequence ATGAAAAAATCAACAGTTAAAGAAATCAGGACACGTTTCGACAAAGATGTGGAAAGGTTCAGTAATCTTCAAAAAGGACAGACAGCCACCGTGGATGCAGTGGCATCATTGGAAATATTATCGGATGCGGCAAAATACCTTTGCCATGGAGCACGGGATATTTTGGATATAGGCTGTGGTGCAGGTAACTACACCCTCAAAATATTGGAAAAGATTCCCAACCTGAATTGTACCCTGATAGATTTAAGCCAACCCATGCTGGACAAAGCATATGAACGGGTAACAAATTCTACAAATGGTGAAGTTACTATCTCTCACACTGATATAAGAGATTTTCCTGATAATGCAGAAAGTTTTGACATCATAACTGCCGGGGCTGTTCTCCATCATTTGCGTGATGAGTCTGAATGGAAAGCAGTATTCAAGAAGTTGTTTACGCTGTTAAAGCCCGGAGGAGTTTTGCTTATTTCAGACCTCGTTGTGCAGACACTCAAACCATTGAATAAACTCATGTGGGAAAGGTATGCCGACTATTTGAAAAATCTCAATGGAGAAGCCTATCAAAAAGAAGTGTTTGCCTACATTGTAGAAGAAGATAGCCCGAGAAGCTATGAATTTCAGCAAAAAAAACTGAAAGAGGCAGGTTTTGCCTACGTTGAGATATTACATAAAAACATGTGCTTTGCCACCTTTTGTGCCGTCAAAGAAAAATAA
- a CDS encoding JAB domain-containing protein, producing the protein METSNISLSSQVAEIQLSYHPKVKLSACPKIACSRQAYSILLEGWDKDKIEFVEQFKVMVLNRANKVIGVLLLGTGSVAGVTIDVKLIMFTAIKCNASGIVISHNHPSGNLMPSKQDKLLTQKVKEAGEILDLPLLDHIIVTQEGFFSFADEGLL; encoded by the coding sequence ATGGAAACTTCAAACATCAGTTTATCGTCCCAGGTTGCCGAAATCCAACTGTCCTATCATCCCAAAGTCAAATTATCAGCCTGTCCAAAAATTGCATGCTCCCGTCAGGCATACAGTATATTGCTGGAAGGTTGGGACAAGGACAAAATAGAATTTGTCGAACAGTTCAAAGTCATGGTCCTGAACAGGGCCAACAAGGTAATCGGTGTGCTGCTGTTGGGAACAGGAAGTGTGGCAGGTGTTACAATTGATGTGAAACTGATCATGTTCACTGCTATAAAATGTAATGCTTCCGGAATCGTCATCAGCCACAACCATCCTTCGGGAAATCTGATGCCTTCTAAACAAGACAAATTACTGACCCAAAAAGTCAAAGAAGCCGGAGAAATTCTCGATCTGCCATTACTTGACCACATTATCGTAACCCAAGAAGGATTTTTTTCCTTTGCGGATGAAGGGCTGCTTTAG
- a CDS encoding NADH:ubiquinone reductase (Na(+)-transporting) subunit B, whose amino-acid sequence MKIVSKNLSKIRPYVEKGGKYEKWFYLFNMIDTILMVPNHTTSVKGVQVSDAIDLKRYMITVVVSLIPVLIFGIWNSGHQHYLAIGESVTFYYKIVLGLELVIPIIIVAYSVGGVVEVTFALVRKHPVNEGFLVTGMLIPLILPVTVPLWQVGLATAFALVIAKEVFGGTGMNILNVAMTARAFLYFSYPSQLSGEIWTYIPDPSKLVDGYSGATALAIAQETVSMHGSGISIIENLSKAGLWSGENLFSFWNMFVGAIPGSIAETSTLACLLGAAILIFTGVGSYKIILSVFSGALVMGYFFNFLAYLGIQSAYFELPSTYHLVMGGLAFAAVYMATDPVTASQTEGGKWIYGFLIGVLTIVIRAVNPAYPEGVMLAVLFMNVFAPLIDYYIVKQNKNRRLKRALR is encoded by the coding sequence ATGAAGATAGTAAGTAAAAATCTGTCTAAAATCCGGCCATATGTCGAAAAAGGAGGGAAATATGAGAAATGGTTCTACCTATTTAATATGATAGATACTATTCTGATGGTTCCAAACCACACTACCTCTGTGAAAGGAGTTCAGGTAAGTGATGCAATTGACCTCAAAAGATATATGATTACGGTCGTGGTATCCTTGATTCCGGTTTTAATTTTTGGGATTTGGAATTCGGGCCACCAACATTACTTAGCCATTGGTGAATCAGTTACTTTTTATTATAAAATAGTACTAGGACTAGAATTGGTTATCCCAATAATTATTGTTGCATATAGTGTGGGAGGTGTAGTGGAGGTAACTTTTGCCTTGGTAAGAAAACATCCGGTTAATGAGGGCTTTTTGGTAACAGGGATGTTGATTCCACTAATCCTACCGGTAACCGTCCCTTTATGGCAGGTAGGACTTGCCACGGCATTTGCTTTGGTAATTGCCAAAGAAGTTTTTGGTGGTACAGGTATGAATATCCTGAATGTAGCCATGACCGCAAGGGCATTCCTTTATTTTTCCTACCCTTCACAGCTTTCCGGGGAAATCTGGACTTACATTCCTGATCCGTCGAAATTGGTGGATGGTTATTCCGGGGCCACTGCATTGGCGATTGCCCAGGAAACTGTTTCAATGCATGGATCAGGGATTTCAATTATTGAAAATTTATCCAAAGCTGGCCTCTGGAGTGGTGAAAACCTATTTTCATTCTGGAACATGTTTGTTGGGGCCATTCCCGGTTCTATAGCAGAAACATCAACCCTCGCCTGTCTTTTAGGAGCTGCAATCTTGATATTCACTGGGGTGGGAAGTTATAAAATCATTTTAAGCGTTTTTTCCGGAGCATTGGTGATGGGGTATTTCTTTAATTTTTTGGCTTATTTGGGAATTCAGTCTGCTTATTTTGAACTTCCATCTACCTATCATCTGGTGATGGGAGGATTGGCCTTTGCCGCAGTATACATGGCGACAGATCCTGTTACAGCCTCCCAGACTGAAGGAGGGAAATGGATTTATGGATTTTTGATTGGGGTATTGACCATCGTCATCAGGGCTGTCAACCCAGCTTATCCAGAGGGAGTAATGCTGGCAGTTTTGTTTATGAATGTGTTTGCCCCCCTGATCGATTATTATATTGTTAAGCAAAATAAGAATAGAAGATTGAAGAGGGCTTTACGATAG